Below is a genomic region from Deinococcus koreensis.
ACCCAAAAACCGCGCCCGTGCGGCGCGTTGGTGCCCATCCTCCGGGAAGAGTGGAGGCCAGCTCATGTCAATCAGATGAAGAGGTCTTCATCTGGCGGGCGGTCGTCTCCCGGGAGTGGTGAGGCGTGGCGCCGTCCAGATACACGGCGAGCAGGGCGTGGGCGGTGCCCTGCGGGTCGGCCGGGGGCACGCCCGTGACCAGCGGATAGGTCAGGGCCAGGAACGCCCGGGTGAGCAGGGCGGGGGGCAGATCCTGGCGCAGCTCACCGCGCGCCGCCGCCTGTTCGAAGAGGGCCGAGAGGCCGCCCATCCAGACCCGGCGGTAGGCCTGCTCGAAGGCTGCGCGCCGGGCCGGACTGACATGCCGCAGTTCACTGGCGAGCTGCAGGCCCACCCGCTGCTCCGGTGCGCTGGCGAGCAGTTCGCGCACCAGGGTCTCCAGCTGGGCGCGCAGGCCGCTCTGGGCCGACGCCTCCTCCACCAGCCGGGCCAGACCCGCCAGGGCGCCGTCGAGCATGGAGAGAAACAGCGCCTCCTTGTCGGCGTAGTGGTGGTAGAGCGCGGGCTTGGTGACCCCCACCGCCTGCGCGACCTCCCGCATGCTGACGCCGTGGTAGCCGCTCTGCACGAAAAGCCGGGCCGCCTCCTGCTGAATCCGTACGCGGGTGGTCTCCGGAAGGGCGGCGCTCTGGGAGACAGGCTGGACGGTCACGCCCCCATGATAGGTGCGCCCCGGGCTTCCACATGACCTGCGCCTGACCGGCTTCCCGAACCCTTCCCTTAGACTGCGGGGGCACCAGTCTCCACTGCCCAATACGCCAGCGCCCCGCTCCCGCGCCCCCCGCTCTGGAGGAACCCATGCGTCCAATCCTTGCTGCCGCCACGCTCT
It encodes:
- a CDS encoding TetR/AcrR family transcriptional regulator, which produces MTVQPVSQSAALPETTRVRIQQEAARLFVQSGYHGVSMREVAQAVGVTKPALYHHYADKEALFLSMLDGALAGLARLVEEASAQSGLRAQLETLVRELLASAPEQRVGLQLASELRHVSPARRAAFEQAYRRVWMGGLSALFEQAAARGELRQDLPPALLTRAFLALTYPLVTGVPPADPQGTAHALLAVYLDGATPHHSRETTARQMKTSSSD